Proteins from a genomic interval of Mesobacillus sp. S13:
- a CDS encoding DEAD/DEAH box helicase, which translates to MSETQQIIAQLQPFLQQAWEKAGFETMTSVQTTAIPLIIEGKDVVGESPTGTGKTLAYLLPVLNKIDPKMQNTQAVILASSQELVMQILSEIQKWGEGSGIKSASLIGGANLKRQIDKLKKSPHIIVGTPGRTNELIKQKKLKMHKVHTVVLDEGDQLLTPEHNETVKSIVKATLADQRQLLLFSATLPETVEKSIKRLAKDPEIINVKRDETIDAAKVEHIYFLSEQRDKIKVLEKIARLDGTKSLVFIKDIPNLIIAAEKLKFKDIHVGQLHSELNKQDRQRYLNKFRDGNSEMLLVTEVAARGLDIKGVTHVVHYDLPREHDQYIHRSGRTGRFGAEGTVISIVNEREERDLKRFCNALNITPVQKEFYGGKIVDPE; encoded by the coding sequence ATGTCTGAAACTCAACAAATTATTGCACAACTACAACCGTTCCTGCAGCAGGCCTGGGAGAAGGCTGGATTCGAGACGATGACTTCTGTCCAGACGACAGCCATTCCTCTAATTATAGAAGGAAAAGATGTTGTCGGAGAATCACCGACTGGTACTGGTAAAACTTTGGCGTACCTACTTCCTGTTTTAAATAAAATCGACCCTAAAATGCAGAATACACAGGCTGTCATTCTGGCTTCGTCACAGGAGCTTGTCATGCAGATCCTGTCCGAAATCCAGAAATGGGGAGAAGGCAGCGGCATCAAATCGGCAAGCCTGATCGGTGGTGCGAATCTGAAGCGCCAGATCGACAAGCTGAAAAAGAGCCCGCATATCATCGTAGGGACTCCTGGCCGGACAAATGAACTAATCAAGCAAAAAAAGCTGAAAATGCATAAGGTCCATACCGTCGTCCTTGATGAAGGCGACCAGCTTCTTACCCCGGAGCACAATGAAACGGTTAAAAGCATTGTCAAAGCGACACTTGCTGATCAAAGACAGCTTCTGTTATTTTCAGCAACTCTACCAGAGACTGTTGAAAAATCGATCAAGAGATTGGCGAAGGATCCGGAGATTATCAATGTAAAGAGGGACGAAACGATCGATGCTGCAAAAGTTGAGCATATTTATTTCCTCAGCGAGCAGCGTGACAAAATCAAAGTCCTTGAGAAGATTGCCCGTTTGGATGGAACGAAGTCACTTGTTTTTATCAAGGACATTCCAAACCTGATCATCGCCGCTGAAAAATTGAAGTTCAAGGACATCCACGTTGGCCAGCTGCACAGTGAGCTCAACAAGCAAGATCGTCAGCGATACTTGAACAAGTTCCGCGATGGCAACAGCGAAATGCTGCTTGTGACTGAAGTCGCAGCTCGTGGCTTAGATATCAAAGGTGTCACTCACGTTGTCCACTATGACTTGCCAAGGGAGCATGATCAATATATCCACCGCTCCGGGCGTACAGGCCGTTTTGGCGCAGAGGGAACCGTCATCTCAATCGTCAACGAACGTGAAGAACGCGATTTGAAAAGATTCTGCAATGCCCTTAATATCACGCCGGTGCAAAAAGAATTTTACGGCGGAAAAATCGTCGACCCTGAATAA
- a CDS encoding amidase family protein translates to MKNPHLNTLMEEWLPEATIDEMQEKMEKGELSSHDLVMMYQARIAAFDTITNSVLELNPDALHIAASLDAERKQKGPRGPLHGIPVLVKDNIDTNDKMHTSAGSLALKDSFAQKDSFVAARLREAGAVILGKTNMTEWANFMANGMKSGYSSRGGQVLNPYGPGKFDVGGSSAGSGASIAANLAAVAVGTETDGSILNPASQNSLVGIKPTVGLVSRSGIIPIAHTQDTAGPMARIVKDAVYLLEAIAGQDPQDPATMVNLPQFNHDSLFDEKALNGAKIAVVREEYIGKWTQEQEQIFQKAVEKLKELGAEVVEAEVPAAKATWGYKVLSYEFKADLNAYLNGLAPNVPVRTLADVIAFNNEHGEKMLKYGQEVLLESEKTSGTLTEAEYLEELEYNLYMAREQGIDYALKEYDADAVLFPMDGSTIGSKAGYPSVTVPTAFTEEGEPVGITFSGTAFSEPLLIKLAYAYEQATKVRRAPELGINAEEKIHTTS, encoded by the coding sequence GTGAAAAATCCACATTTAAATACATTGATGGAAGAGTGGCTGCCGGAAGCGACGATTGATGAAATGCAGGAGAAAATGGAGAAGGGAGAGCTGTCTTCACATGACCTAGTCATGATGTATCAGGCTCGTATCGCCGCTTTTGATACAATAACCAACTCTGTGCTTGAACTCAATCCTGATGCTCTGCACATCGCGGCTTCCTTGGACGCTGAACGAAAACAGAAAGGTCCAAGAGGCCCTTTGCACGGCATTCCGGTCCTGGTAAAAGATAATATTGATACCAATGATAAAATGCATACAAGTGCTGGATCGCTCGCATTGAAGGACTCTTTTGCCCAAAAAGATTCCTTTGTCGCGGCAAGGCTCAGGGAAGCTGGTGCTGTCATCCTTGGTAAAACGAATATGACCGAGTGGGCAAATTTCATGGCAAATGGCATGAAGAGCGGCTACAGTTCGCGCGGAGGCCAGGTACTGAATCCGTACGGTCCCGGGAAATTTGATGTTGGCGGCTCAAGTGCTGGCTCCGGCGCTTCAATTGCCGCTAACTTGGCTGCAGTTGCCGTCGGAACGGAAACGGATGGCTCTATTTTGAACCCAGCTTCGCAAAATTCATTGGTAGGCATCAAGCCGACAGTCGGCCTTGTCAGCCGCAGCGGCATCATCCCGATTGCCCACACTCAGGATACCGCCGGTCCGATGGCAAGAATTGTGAAGGACGCCGTTTACCTTTTAGAAGCGATTGCTGGACAGGATCCGCAAGACCCGGCAACGATGGTCAATTTACCACAGTTCAATCATGACTCTCTTTTCGATGAAAAAGCATTAAATGGAGCGAAAATTGCTGTTGTAAGAGAAGAGTATATTGGCAAGTGGACTCAAGAACAGGAGCAAATTTTTCAAAAAGCGGTTGAGAAATTGAAAGAACTGGGTGCCGAGGTAGTTGAAGCAGAGGTACCAGCAGCGAAGGCGACCTGGGGTTATAAGGTTTTGAGCTATGAATTTAAAGCGGACCTGAATGCTTATCTGAACGGTCTTGCACCGAATGTACCGGTCAGGACGCTTGCTGACGTGATTGCTTTCAATAATGAGCATGGTGAAAAAATGCTGAAGTATGGCCAGGAAGTGCTGCTTGAGTCGGAAAAAACAAGCGGGACCCTGACCGAGGCTGAGTACCTCGAAGAACTTGAATACAATCTTTATATGGCAAGGGAGCAGGGAATTGACTATGCATTGAAAGAATATGATGCTGATGCGGTGCTTTTCCCGATGGATGGCTCAACGATCGGTTCTAAAGCAGGATACCCATCCGTTACAGTCCCAACTGCTTTCACAGAAGAAGGAGAGCCGGTCGGCATCACCTTCTCGGGTACGGCCTTCAGCGAACCATTGCTGATTAAACTCGCCTATGCATACGAGCAGGCAACCAAGGTGCGCCGGGCGCCTGAACTTGGAATAAACGCCGAGGAAAAAATCCATACTACTTCATGA
- a CDS encoding YitT family protein, translating to MAATKKKRVVKEVTQLVTITIGAIIAAFGLDLFLVPNAILDGGVIGLSIIAAELTNISMSIFLIVFNLPFLYIGYRRMGLKFTLRTLYGVIILSGATAYLHHFEPVTDDLFLATIIGAVILGTGVGLVIRAGGALDGTEIIAILVSKKRTVSVGQIVMIMNLFIFILAALLVFSWETAMYSIITYFIAFKMIDVVVEGMEELKSVTIISDVPEEIAEALLKQLGRGMTYIQGQGVFSSEPKKIIYTIVSRIELSTLRSVVDDIDPNALVAIENVADVSGSNFDKSGGH from the coding sequence GTGGCAGCAACGAAGAAAAAAAGGGTAGTCAAAGAGGTCACACAGCTTGTGACTATTACAATTGGGGCGATTATCGCGGCTTTTGGGCTCGACCTGTTCCTGGTTCCTAATGCGATTCTTGATGGAGGGGTCATCGGGCTTTCCATCATCGCAGCAGAACTGACGAACATTTCGATGAGTATTTTCCTGATTGTGTTCAACCTCCCATTCCTGTATATCGGATATCGGAGGATGGGATTGAAATTCACGCTTCGCACTTTGTATGGAGTCATCATTTTATCAGGCGCGACCGCTTATTTACATCACTTTGAACCAGTTACGGATGATTTGTTTTTGGCAACGATCATCGGCGCAGTTATCTTAGGTACAGGTGTCGGTTTGGTCATCCGCGCAGGCGGAGCACTGGACGGAACGGAAATCATCGCAATCCTTGTCAGCAAAAAGCGCACCGTCTCTGTCGGACAAATCGTCATGATCATGAACCTATTCATCTTCATTTTAGCCGCCCTGCTCGTGTTCAGCTGGGAAACAGCCATGTACTCTATCATCACCTATTTCATCGCCTTCAAGATGATCGATGTCGTCGTCGAGGGCATGGAAGAGCTAAAATCCGTCACGATCATTTCCGATGTTCCTGAAGAAATTGCCGAAGCCTTGCTTAAGCAATTAGGCCGAGGCATGACCTACATCCAGGGCCAGGGCGTTTTTTCAAGTGAGCCTAAGAAAATCATCTACACCATCGTCAGCCGGATTGAATTATCCACACTGCGCTCCGTTGTCGATGATATTGATCCGAATGCTTTAGTCGCGATTGAAAATGTCGCTGATGTTTCCGGAAGCAACTTTGATAAGAGCGGCGGGCATTGA
- a CDS encoding CBS domain-containing protein encodes MVKNTQNKHRSNHQSGSKKQAGKNKKSYLRTNPKQQVSDENRLKRVDEKEQKHPGKKDNESADSSNSAGKGNGNSPSKAKSDNKQTSRGKSSSSEEQLKNSNGNSSSNQSKSKNGNGKPSSQQSNNGNGKKRGNDDGRNPESGTNASEEHEVKHKEQSGKFETAFNRIHKALKEMVKGTDSDAFVELLYSGYKNHSLVRKYKSELHQFAKLRNAIVHERVNADYYIAEPHIEVVERIEEICREFEKPQTALSIATSPVFYYYEDAYLKDVLKVINKFDFTRFPVYDKDDKYIALLTSTEIIQWMAKHFSDSVVHFEDVRVKELLTKGKNYFVTFVDEDASLYHIEELFERYHTRGKKLQAVIITETGDRHGKPIGVITPWDLLDSDPED; translated from the coding sequence TTGGTTAAAAATACTCAGAATAAACATAGATCCAATCATCAGTCAGGTTCAAAAAAACAGGCTGGGAAAAATAAAAAGTCATATCTTCGTACAAATCCTAAGCAGCAAGTGTCAGATGAAAATAGGCTGAAGCGAGTTGATGAAAAGGAACAAAAGCACCCTGGTAAAAAAGACAACGAAAGTGCGGATTCATCCAATTCAGCTGGAAAAGGAAACGGCAACTCGCCGTCAAAAGCTAAATCAGACAACAAGCAGACCAGCCGCGGGAAGAGTTCCTCATCTGAAGAACAATTAAAAAACAGTAATGGTAACTCATCCTCCAATCAATCCAAAAGCAAAAACGGTAATGGGAAACCATCTTCTCAACAATCCAATAATGGGAATGGGAAAAAGCGTGGAAATGATGATGGAAGGAATCCCGAATCAGGCACCAATGCTTCTGAGGAGCATGAGGTAAAACATAAGGAGCAATCCGGAAAGTTCGAGACAGCTTTTAACAGGATTCATAAAGCGTTGAAAGAAATGGTGAAGGGAACGGACAGTGATGCGTTTGTCGAGCTGCTGTATTCAGGCTATAAAAATCATTCATTAGTGCGTAAATATAAAAGTGAGCTTCATCAGTTTGCGAAGCTTCGCAATGCGATTGTCCATGAGCGGGTGAACGCGGATTATTATATCGCCGAGCCTCATATCGAAGTGGTTGAACGGATCGAGGAGATATGCAGGGAGTTCGAGAAGCCGCAGACAGCGTTATCGATCGCGACCAGCCCTGTGTTTTATTATTATGAAGATGCGTATCTTAAAGATGTTCTAAAGGTGATCAATAAGTTTGATTTCACAAGATTCCCTGTCTATGACAAGGATGATAAATATATTGCCTTGCTGACTTCAACGGAAATCATCCAGTGGATGGCGAAGCATTTTTCAGATAGCGTCGTGCATTTTGAGGACGTGAGGGTCAAAGAGCTTTTGACGAAGGGGAAAAATTACTTTGTGACCTTTGTCGATGAGGATGCATCTTTGTATCATATTGAAGAGTTATTTGAGCGTTACCATACAAGAGGGAAAAAACTGCAGGCCGTCATCATCACGGAAACCGGTGACCGGCACGGGAAGCCAATTGGCGTGATCACGCCGTGGGACTTGCTTGACAGCGATCCGGAAGATTGA
- a CDS encoding trans-sulfuration enzyme family protein, translating to MAKKFETEVLHSVHTKQQGIKSKATPIYQTSAFTFNDLDELEGFYQGEGNYLYSRVGNPNTDELGQAVAALEYAEDGVAASSGLAAILAGVLAVVKSGDHIVAADDVYGGSFHMLKAELERFGIETTFVAFADLQNVEQAIRPNTKLLYTESITNPLLRVEKLEEVISLAKQRNLIVLVDNTFATPLHVRPFTLGAELVVHSATKYIGGHSDVTSGVVVGKKELIAEARARIVNLGANLSPFEAWLTCRGLKTLGLRMKAQSENARKLADSLKENKNVAKVYYPFTEGEKGFGAIVSIELAEHVDADQFFKSLGWVKIVPTLAGVETTVSHPLKTSHRALPPEAQAELGITYRLVRISVGIENSEDIIQQFESALSAAVEK from the coding sequence ATGGCTAAAAAGTTTGAAACAGAAGTATTGCATTCAGTACATACGAAGCAACAGGGTATTAAAAGCAAGGCTACCCCGATTTATCAGACGTCAGCTTTTACATTCAATGATCTTGATGAGCTGGAGGGCTTTTATCAGGGAGAAGGGAATTATTTGTATTCCAGGGTTGGCAACCCGAATACGGATGAACTGGGTCAAGCTGTAGCAGCGCTTGAGTATGCAGAAGATGGAGTGGCGGCTTCATCAGGGCTGGCTGCCATTTTAGCGGGTGTCCTGGCAGTGGTGAAAAGCGGTGACCATATTGTGGCGGCTGATGATGTTTATGGCGGGAGTTTCCATATGCTGAAGGCTGAGCTGGAACGCTTTGGAATCGAGACGACTTTTGTAGCGTTTGCGGATTTGCAAAATGTAGAACAGGCAATCCGACCGAATACGAAGCTTCTATATACTGAGTCCATCACAAATCCGCTTCTTCGTGTGGAAAAATTGGAGGAGGTCATCTCGCTTGCCAAGCAAAGAAATCTCATTGTTTTGGTGGATAATACATTCGCTACGCCGCTGCATGTCCGCCCGTTCACACTCGGAGCTGAACTGGTTGTCCACAGTGCGACCAAATACATTGGCGGCCACAGTGATGTCACATCGGGTGTAGTCGTTGGCAAGAAGGAACTGATTGCGGAAGCACGCGCAAGAATCGTGAACCTCGGTGCGAACCTCAGTCCGTTTGAAGCGTGGCTCACCTGCAGGGGACTGAAAACCCTTGGGTTGAGGATGAAGGCTCAATCAGAGAATGCCAGAAAGCTGGCTGACAGTCTGAAAGAAAATAAGAATGTCGCAAAGGTTTATTATCCATTCACTGAAGGTGAAAAAGGATTCGGTGCCATCGTAAGTATTGAACTCGCAGAACATGTGGATGCAGATCAATTTTTCAAATCGCTAGGTTGGGTTAAAATTGTACCAACACTTGCGGGAGTCGAAACGACTGTCTCCCATCCACTGAAAACTTCCCATCGCGCGCTGCCGCCGGAGGCACAGGCAGAGCTTGGAATCACGTATCGACTAGTCAGGATTTCAGTTGGAATCGAAAATAGCGAGGATATCATTCAGCAATTTGAATCAGCACTGTCTGCGGCAGTTGAAAAATAA